A DNA window from Candidatus Protochlamydia naegleriophila contains the following coding sequences:
- a CDS encoding 5-formyltetrahydrofolate cyclo-ligase: protein MSMESQIFNSTTSTAALAKQSCRLHLKAMRRSISSARRQAATSFANQTLWNRCKGFRFILSYASFGSELSLDPLNGCLAQEGRLVLPKMKGEKLQLFLVEDLHGLEPNSLGIREPSKQNAKLIDPSLVTLALIPGLGFDPETKHRLGYGKGVYDRLLNQFPSLVAWGIGFHEQVFYSLPSEAHDRSLTTLCLV from the coding sequence ATGTCAATGGAAAGCCAGATTTTTAATTCCACTACCTCTACGGCAGCCTTGGCTAAGCAAAGCTGCCGCCTTCATCTCAAAGCCATGCGGCGCTCAATTTCATCAGCCCGCCGCCAAGCCGCCACTTCGTTTGCCAATCAAACCCTTTGGAATCGCTGCAAAGGCTTTAGATTCATCCTCTCCTACGCAAGCTTTGGAAGCGAGCTCTCTTTAGACCCCTTAAATGGCTGTCTGGCACAAGAAGGCAGGCTCGTCTTACCCAAAATGAAAGGGGAAAAGCTGCAACTCTTTTTAGTTGAAGATTTACATGGCCTAGAGCCAAATTCCTTGGGAATTCGAGAGCCGAGCAAGCAGAATGCCAAGCTAATCGACCCATCCCTTGTCACCCTTGCTCTGATTCCAGGCTTGGGATTTGATCCTGAGACAAAACATCGCCTGGGATATGGAAAGGGGGTTTATGACAGGTTGTTGAACCAATTCCCCTCTTTAGTGGCATGGGGAATTGGTTTTCACGAACAAGTTTTTTATTCGCTTCCATCTGAAGCCCATGATCGCTCACTAACAACTCTTTGCTTGGTTTAA
- a CDS encoding toxin-antitoxin system YwqK family antitoxin has product MRQLKFFKQAALWMLLGLLLLTFTGAKRSGCRKRLLPLTSIHIIDRNGFAETISNKDRLNQYQQVDFLTSQPYQKVLRIYARDSKGNVRSVVTTYHSNGNPKQFLQILNGRAFGYYYEWHENGSMSLSTRVIGGSPDVTPAAERSWLFDGPSYAWDEDERLLAEIFYNQGSLEDTAIYYHTCGQVWKRVPYSKNQINGVVDIYKDNGEILQQITYVQGQKQGPAFRYWDAQHLASQEDYCKGRLENGQYFDCQGTLIAEVKQGTGVRATFGKECIRELQEYQDGILEGEVKVFDREGSLKRIYHVKNQIKHGEEIDYYERISAQIPLQPKLAFYWYEGKIQGHVRTWYPNGTQESQKEMANNTKHGVSTAWYRDGNLMMIEEYDNDKLVRGDYFRKGEKTPSTQVIAGKGIVTIFDADGHFVQKIPYVNGKPDF; this is encoded by the coding sequence ATGAGACAACTAAAGTTCTTTAAACAAGCTGCCCTTTGGATGCTCTTAGGGTTGCTTCTCCTGACTTTTACAGGAGCTAAGCGTTCAGGCTGCAGAAAGCGTCTCCTTCCACTGACGAGTATTCATATCATCGACCGTAATGGATTTGCCGAGACGATCAGCAACAAAGACAGGCTTAATCAATATCAACAAGTCGACTTCTTGACATCTCAGCCCTATCAGAAGGTATTGCGCATCTACGCCAGAGATTCAAAGGGAAATGTGCGCTCTGTCGTGACGACCTACCACAGCAACGGCAATCCAAAGCAGTTCTTGCAGATTTTAAATGGCAGAGCCTTTGGCTACTACTACGAATGGCATGAAAATGGCAGCATGAGCCTTTCCACTCGTGTTATCGGCGGATCGCCAGACGTTACGCCAGCAGCCGAGCGCTCTTGGCTTTTCGACGGCCCAAGCTATGCATGGGATGAAGATGAACGCCTCTTGGCTGAAATCTTTTACAACCAGGGCTCTTTGGAAGACACAGCCATCTATTATCACACATGTGGCCAAGTCTGGAAGAGAGTTCCCTACAGCAAAAATCAAATCAATGGCGTCGTTGACATCTATAAAGACAATGGCGAAATTCTCCAACAAATCACCTATGTCCAAGGGCAAAAGCAGGGCCCAGCCTTCCGCTACTGGGATGCCCAGCATTTGGCCAGCCAAGAGGATTATTGCAAGGGGAGACTGGAAAATGGCCAATACTTTGACTGCCAGGGAACGCTTATAGCAGAAGTCAAGCAAGGCACTGGGGTGCGCGCCACTTTCGGCAAAGAATGCATTAGAGAACTTCAAGAGTATCAGGATGGCATTTTAGAAGGAGAGGTAAAAGTCTTCGACCGCGAAGGGAGCCTCAAGCGCATCTATCACGTCAAAAATCAAATCAAGCATGGCGAAGAAATCGACTACTACGAGCGGATATCGGCTCAAATCCCGCTTCAGCCCAAACTCGCTTTTTATTGGTATGAAGGAAAGATTCAAGGGCATGTTCGCACCTGGTACCCAAATGGAACGCAAGAGAGTCAAAAAGAGATGGCAAATAACACCAAACATGGCGTATCCACAGCCTGGTACCGCGATGGCAATCTCATGATGATCGAAGAATACGACAATGATAAGCTAGTCAGGGGTGACTATTTCCGCAAAGGTGAAAAAACACCTAGTACACAAGTCATTGCCGGCAAAGGGATCGTTACCATTTTTGACGCGGATGGCCATTTTGTTCAAAAAATTCCCTATGTCAATGGAAAGCCAGATTTTTAA
- a CDS encoding RasGEF domain-containing protein, which produces MGRVSRLVEKYELLAQQQISPSVVSQPSQSCPEFRAKVDVKVQNASTNSSLLSLSQEDEHICTGLKDKRGSRIDVIKSKPDLREPANERHSVLKGDGKSTSLKAVGQSKTALAVNKASHYFLLLNEADEHHLAQLLKPVDSTIFLGKKPGNLSGLLKTKEGALCFKNMLEVAEEAMKLDKLAALALLQRMKSNEWAKSVMRFHSTLKSHHQALYHQIVDQVVKDSGHLFAEAMHRIDRQELFNRIQSGDKIEHLSQVCPHLIQLASLWDQIKFTIIDEVLKEEEVKQRTAIIELFIRVAYQAMEKYDFSTAAAVWDGLQSESIRENRLVMSWDGLSKESTKMHHMLTEKLGKMCSAINEKDMKRMAELPAKIHSIPLLNPYLATLVMAKERQKALSQQILEEEKLLQEDVSFFNKCKSLKREEGIKDKIEELAKELKALNREKNKKVCSLDLINKIENVASRLKLAQTVHKAVILPSDKDVFSRSIHLEHIHALEKGIEKYDRQMSLVIEMILKLADQMRHYLRHVSHYGTDLWINRRHLSFEQRKKAEEQAYQRSLKLEPLAGIRDE; this is translated from the coding sequence ATGGGTCGTGTTTCACGTTTAGTAGAGAAATATGAATTACTGGCACAACAACAAATCTCTCCCAGTGTTGTGAGTCAGCCTTCGCAATCTTGTCCGGAGTTTCGAGCCAAGGTAGATGTTAAGGTTCAAAACGCATCTACAAATAGCTCCTTGCTTTCGCTTTCTCAAGAAGATGAACATATTTGTACTGGATTGAAGGACAAAAGGGGTTCTCGAATTGATGTCATTAAATCTAAGCCTGATTTGAGAGAGCCTGCTAATGAAAGACATTCTGTTTTAAAGGGGGATGGAAAAAGCACTTCTTTAAAAGCTGTGGGACAGTCTAAAACGGCCTTAGCCGTTAATAAGGCCTCTCATTATTTTTTGCTTTTGAATGAGGCTGACGAGCATCATTTGGCTCAGCTTCTTAAGCCTGTTGATTCTACGATTTTCTTGGGAAAAAAGCCGGGCAATTTATCTGGTTTGCTAAAAACTAAGGAGGGGGCGCTTTGTTTTAAAAACATGCTCGAGGTGGCAGAAGAGGCTATGAAGCTTGATAAGTTGGCTGCTTTGGCACTTTTGCAGCGCATGAAGAGCAATGAGTGGGCAAAAAGTGTGATGCGCTTTCATAGCACTTTAAAGTCTCATCATCAAGCCCTTTATCATCAGATTGTCGATCAAGTGGTTAAAGATTCGGGACATCTTTTTGCCGAGGCCATGCATCGGATTGATCGGCAGGAGCTATTCAATCGCATTCAAAGCGGGGATAAAATCGAGCATTTATCGCAAGTTTGCCCCCATTTAATTCAATTGGCTAGCTTATGGGATCAAATCAAATTCACAATTATCGATGAAGTTCTGAAAGAAGAAGAGGTAAAGCAGCGCACAGCAATCATCGAACTCTTCATTCGGGTTGCTTATCAAGCCATGGAAAAGTATGATTTCTCAACCGCAGCAGCGGTCTGGGATGGGTTGCAAAGCGAATCGATTCGGGAAAATCGGCTAGTAATGAGTTGGGATGGATTGTCGAAAGAATCTACAAAAATGCATCACATGCTTACGGAAAAGCTAGGTAAAATGTGCTCTGCTATCAACGAAAAAGATATGAAGAGAATGGCTGAATTACCTGCCAAAATCCACAGCATTCCACTGCTTAATCCTTATTTAGCAACGCTTGTGATGGCAAAAGAGCGGCAAAAGGCCTTATCTCAGCAAATCTTGGAAGAAGAGAAATTGCTTCAAGAAGATGTATCTTTCTTTAATAAATGTAAGTCGCTCAAACGGGAAGAGGGGATCAAAGACAAGATCGAAGAATTAGCTAAGGAGCTTAAGGCGCTGAATCGTGAAAAAAATAAAAAGGTCTGTAGCCTGGATTTGATTAACAAAATAGAAAACGTCGCCTCGCGTTTGAAACTGGCTCAGACTGTCCACAAGGCGGTTATTTTACCAAGCGATAAAGATGTGTTCTCCCGTTCCATCCATTTAGAGCATATACATGCTTTGGAAAAAGGAATAGAAAAATATGATCGTCAGATGAGCCTCGTCATTGAGATGATTTTAAAGCTAGCCGATCAGATGAGACACTATTTAAGGCATGTTTCCCACTATGGTACTGACCTTTGGATCAATCGGCGGCACTTGAGCTTTGAGCAACGGAAAAAAGCTGAAGAACAGGCCTATCAACGCTCTTTAAAATTGGAGCCTCTAGCGGGTATTCGGGACGAGTAA
- a CDS encoding polyprenyl synthetase family protein: MQITRPSFSSILEPYKRQIEELIQANIATLGSKTLLRDACEYALLNGGKRFRPALVLMIAKALNFQVDVSQAALGVEYFHTASLIADDLPCMDNDDERRNKPALHKVYGESVALLATYALIAAGYQCLARNAASLAGSAHPFANQSDRLCVLALENATHNTGILGATGGQFLDLTPPDLSLSTLREVIDKKTVTLFEISFVFGWIFGGGDLEQLPLVKKSAAHFGMAFQVADDLGDMAQDLSHEHTMNFANVYGKDSAVALFHEEIEQFKQTLQELSLSSEELQALSALLIEQVNHLA, encoded by the coding sequence ATGCAAATAACTAGACCTTCCTTTTCCTCCATTTTAGAGCCCTATAAACGGCAAATCGAGGAATTAATTCAAGCGAACATCGCTACTCTAGGTAGCAAAACATTGCTCAGAGATGCCTGCGAATATGCCTTATTGAATGGAGGAAAGCGATTTCGGCCAGCTTTGGTTTTGATGATTGCCAAAGCGTTGAATTTTCAGGTCGATGTGTCGCAAGCGGCTTTAGGTGTTGAATACTTTCACACAGCTTCTTTGATTGCCGATGACTTGCCTTGCATGGACAATGATGATGAAAGGCGCAATAAGCCGGCATTGCATAAGGTTTATGGTGAGTCTGTGGCTCTTTTGGCTACTTATGCCTTGATTGCGGCTGGCTATCAGTGTTTGGCCCGCAATGCCGCTTCATTGGCAGGCAGTGCCCATCCTTTTGCCAATCAAAGCGATCGTCTCTGCGTGCTGGCTTTAGAGAACGCGACCCATAATACCGGCATTTTGGGAGCGACGGGGGGGCAGTTTTTAGATCTCACTCCGCCAGACCTTTCTTTGTCAACTCTCAGAGAAGTGATCGACAAAAAGACCGTGACTCTATTCGAGATTTCTTTCGTTTTTGGATGGATTTTTGGTGGGGGCGACTTGGAGCAGCTTCCCCTGGTCAAAAAGAGCGCTGCCCATTTTGGCATGGCTTTTCAGGTTGCCGACGATTTAGGAGACATGGCACAAGATCTCTCGCATGAACATACGATGAATTTTGCCAATGTCTATGGCAAAGATTCTGCCGTCGCCCTTTTCCATGAAGAGATTGAACAGTTCAAGCAAACTTTGCAGGAACTCAGCCTCTCATCAGAAGAATTGCAAGCCTTGAGCGCGCTTCTCATTGAGCAAGTGAACCACCTTGCCTGA
- the recA gene encoding recombinase RecA, protein MSQPAPDTERKKALSLAVTQIKKQFGDGAIMSFGKHSLEKEMSVIKTGALALDIALGIGGVPRGRVVEIYGPESSGKSTLALHIVANAQKNGGLAAYIDAEHALDPSYAAKIGINLDDLMISQPDSGEEALNIAEMLARSNAVDVIVIDSVAALVPKSELEGEIGDQFMGLQARMMSQALRKLTAALAKSNTCAIFINQIRDKIGIVYGNPETTTGGRALKFYSSVRLDIRRTGGIKGPDNSEIGNRVKVKVSKNKMAPPFQIAEFDILFNEGISRTGSAIDMATEFNIVDKKGAWFSYKGQRLGQGREAVREEFKNNPKLLEEIEGLIYQQYKENRSKPMLSKAAAAAAAAAAASEDMEEALDD, encoded by the coding sequence ATGTCTCAACCGGCACCTGACACAGAACGCAAAAAAGCGTTAAGTCTAGCAGTGACTCAAATTAAAAAACAATTTGGTGATGGCGCCATCATGTCTTTCGGCAAACACTCTTTGGAAAAAGAGATGAGCGTGATCAAGACAGGAGCCCTCGCCTTAGATATCGCCTTAGGAATTGGCGGTGTTCCACGTGGACGAGTAGTTGAAATTTATGGCCCAGAATCATCTGGAAAGTCTACTTTGGCTTTGCACATCGTTGCCAACGCCCAAAAAAATGGCGGCCTAGCAGCCTATATCGACGCGGAACACGCTCTTGACCCCAGCTATGCGGCTAAAATTGGAATCAATTTGGATGACTTGATGATTTCTCAACCCGACAGCGGGGAGGAGGCGCTTAATATTGCCGAAATGCTCGCCCGCTCAAACGCGGTAGATGTCATTGTCATCGACTCTGTGGCAGCTTTGGTTCCCAAGTCAGAATTGGAAGGGGAAATCGGCGATCAATTCATGGGGCTCCAGGCTCGCATGATGTCGCAAGCACTGCGTAAATTGACTGCTGCTCTTGCTAAAAGCAATACCTGCGCCATTTTCATCAACCAGATCCGCGATAAAATTGGAATCGTCTATGGCAATCCGGAAACGACGACTGGTGGACGCGCCCTGAAGTTTTACTCTTCGGTTCGCTTAGACATCCGGCGCACAGGAGGCATTAAAGGACCAGACAACTCAGAAATCGGCAACCGCGTCAAAGTTAAGGTGAGCAAAAACAAAATGGCGCCTCCTTTCCAAATCGCAGAATTTGACATTCTCTTCAACGAAGGAATTTCTCGTACAGGCTCGGCTATCGACATGGCGACAGAATTCAATATCGTCGATAAAAAAGGAGCATGGTTCAGCTATAAAGGACAGCGTTTGGGCCAAGGAAGGGAAGCCGTCAGGGAAGAATTTAAAAACAATCCCAAGCTCTTAGAAGAAATTGAAGGCTTGATTTACCAACAGTACAAAGAAAATCGCTCTAAGCCAATGCTGTCTAAAGCGGCAGCTGCAGCAGCAGCGGCGGCAGCGGCATCTGAAGATATGGAAGAAGCACTAGACGACTAA